The following proteins are co-located in the Haloarcula rubripromontorii genome:
- a CDS encoding GNAT family N-acetyltransferase, which produces MELTEPLQFDHEDRRDIYEYVESHGSVEPRAARSALQMDPRPFGHHVAILKRDGVLEEIDGELRVAYNDTVEEEFEADDIEFTIRQARQEDLTGLVGAIRAAIGGGEYVDAETVADVVDSEGVLLRHNELESRIFFVACINDDVVGWVHLKHPEVEKLSHTAELTLGVLERYRGHGIGSQLLARGTEWASSNGYEKLYNSVPSTNEDAIEFLDGHGWDTEAVREDHYKFGDEYADEVMMEIDL; this is translated from the coding sequence ATGGAGTTAACAGAGCCACTGCAGTTCGACCACGAGGACCGACGGGACATCTACGAGTACGTCGAGTCACACGGGTCGGTGGAACCGAGGGCCGCCCGGTCGGCGCTACAGATGGACCCGCGACCGTTCGGCCATCACGTCGCGATACTCAAACGCGACGGCGTACTGGAGGAGATCGACGGGGAACTCCGCGTCGCCTACAACGACACTGTCGAAGAAGAGTTCGAGGCTGACGACATTGAGTTCACTATCCGCCAGGCGCGACAGGAGGATCTGACCGGCCTCGTCGGGGCTATCCGGGCCGCTATCGGCGGCGGCGAGTACGTCGACGCGGAGACCGTCGCCGACGTGGTGGACAGCGAGGGCGTGCTGCTCCGGCACAACGAACTGGAGTCGCGCATCTTCTTTGTCGCCTGCATCAACGACGACGTGGTCGGCTGGGTCCATCTCAAGCACCCCGAAGTCGAGAAGCTCAGTCACACGGCAGAGCTAACGCTGGGTGTGCTCGAACGGTATCGGGGTCACGGCATCGGCTCCCAGTTGCTCGCCCGGGGCACCGAATGGGCGTCGTCGAACGGCTACGAGAAACTGTACAACTCGGTCCCATCGACGAACGAGGACGCAATCGAGTTCCTCGACGGCCACGGCTGGGACACTGAAGCCGTCCGCGAGGACCACTACAAGTTCGGCGACGAGTACGCCGACGAAGTGATGATGGAGATCGACCTCTAG